A region of Ictidomys tridecemlineatus isolate mIctTri1 chromosome 4, mIctTri1.hap1, whole genome shotgun sequence DNA encodes the following proteins:
- the LOC144376832 gene encoding olfactory receptor 51I2-like, with amino-acid sequence MGGDTHNSSGLPPFTLTGLPGLEASQHWMILLLGLLYTVSIVGNSLILFIIKEEQSLHQPMYYFLSLLSVNDLGVSFSTLPTVLATFCFHIREISFNSCMVQMFFIHFFSFIESGILLVMSFDRYVAICHPLRYATLLTDARVVQMGMSAIIRSFCMILPLPLLLLRLPFCKANVLSHAYCLHSDLIRLPCGDITINNIFGLFIVISTFGLDSALILLSYVLILRSVLAIASREERLKMLNTCVSHMCAVFIFYVPMVGVSMAARYGRHAPSYVHTLMSLIYLFVPPMLNPVIYSIKTKEIRRRLCTILLRRKF; translated from the coding sequence ATGGGAGGAGACACCCACAACAGCTCAGGGTTGCCTCCTTTCACCTTGACAGGGCTCCCAGGGCTGGAGGCCTCCCAGCACTGGATGATTTTGCTCCTTGGACTCCTCTACACTGTCTCAATTGTGGGAAATAGCCTGATACTTTTCATTATCAAGGAGGAGCAGAGCTTGCATCAGCCTATGTACTATTTCCTGTCCCTGCTCTCAGTTAATGACCTGGGTGTGTCTTTCTCCACGCTGCCCACAGTACTGGCCACATTTTGCTTCCACATAAGAGAAATCAGTTTCAATTCCTGCATGGTCcaaatgttttttattcattttttctctttcattgagTCTGGGATCCTGCTGGTCATGAGCtttgaccgctatgtggccatctgtcaccccctgCGCTATGCTACATTGCTCACTGATGCCCGTGTGGTGCAGATGGGCATGTCTGCTATTATCCGCAGTTTCTGCATGATTTTACCTCTGCCTTTGCTTCTATTGAGGCTGCCCTTCTGCAAGGCCAATGTGCTCTCCCATGCCTACTGCCTGCATTCAGATCTCATCCGCCTGCCCTGTGGTGATATCACCATAAATAATATCTTTGGTCTATTTATTGTCATCTCTACCTTTGGCCTGGATTCTGCACTCATTCTCCTCTCTTATGTGCTCATACTGCGTTCTGTGCTTGCCATTGCCTCCCGGGAGGAACGACTGAAGATGCTCAACACGTGTGTGTCACACATGTGTGCTGTGTTCATCTTCTATGTGCCCATGGTTGGCGTGTCCATGGCTGCTCGCTATGGGAGGCATGCCCCATCCTATGTACACACACTCATGTcccttatttatctatttgtgcCTCCCATGCTCAACCCTGTCATCTATTCCATCAAAACCAAAGAGATTCGGCGAAGGCTTTGCACAATTCTTCTGAGAAGGAAGTTTtga
- the LOC101965225 gene encoding olfactory receptor 51I2, which produces MRSLGTNLSSTTSFTLMGFPELESLEHWLAALLLLLYAVSILGNTLILFIIKEEQSLHQPMYYFLCLLSVTDLGVSFSTLPTVLASMCFHALETAFDACLAQMFFIHFLSWTESGILLAMSFDRYVAICNPLRYSSVLTDARVAYIGISIIIRSFCMLLPPPLLLKRLPFCKANVLIHPFCLHPDMIRLPCGDTTINSMYGVFVVIAAFGVDSVLILLSYVLILHSVLAIASKEERLKTLNTCVAHICAVLIFYIPMLCVSMVHRFGKHAPEYVPKFMSLIYLFVPPMLNPIIYSIKTKEIRKRLHKMLFGPKL; this is translated from the coding sequence ATGAGAAGTTTGGGGACTAACCTCTCAAGTACCACCAGCTTCACACTCATGGGCTTCCCAGAGTTGGAAAGCCTGGAGCACTGGCTGGCCGCCCTCCTCCTGCTGCTTTATGCTGTCTCCATCCTAGGCAACACCCTGATTCTCTTCATCATCAAGGAGGAGCAGAGCTTGCACCAGCCAATGTACTACTTCCTGTGTCTTCTGTCTGTCACTGACTTGGGGGTGTCCTTTTCTACATTGCCCACCGTCCTGGCTTCTATGTGTTTTCATGCCCTAGAGACTGCTTTTGATGCCTGCTTGGCCCAAATGTTCTTCATCCATTTTTTATCTTGGACAGAATCTGGGATTCTGCTGGCCATGAGTtttgaccgctatgtggccatctgtaacCCCTTGCGCTATTCCTCAGTGCTCACTGATGCCCGTGTAGCCTACATAGGCATATCCATCATCATCCGCAGCTTTTGCATGCTGCTTCCACCTCCTCTCCTCCTAAAAAGGCTGCCTTTCTGTAAGGCCAATGTCCTGATCCACCCTTTCTGCTTGCATCCTGACATGATCCGCCTGCCCTGTGGAGATACCACCATCAACAGTATGTATGGTGTCTTTGTCGTCATTGCTGCCTTTGGTGTAGATTCAGTGCTCATCCTCCTCTCCTATGTGCTCATTTTGCACTCTGTGTTGGCCATTGCCTCTAAGGAAGAGAGGCTCAAGACACTTAACACATGTGTAGCACATATCTGTGCCGTGCTCATCTTCTATATACCCATGCTTTGTGTGTCAATGGTTCATCGATTTGGGAAGCATGCCCCTGAGTATGTGCCCAAGTTCATGTCCTTGATCTATCTTTTTGTTCCTCCAATGCTGAACCCAATTATCTATTCTATCAAGACTAAGGAGATTCGCAAGAGGCTACACAAGATGCTTTTTGGACCCAAGCTCTGA
- the LOC101965523 gene encoding olfactory receptor 51I2 → MGLFNVTHPTSFLLTGIPGLESSHPWLAGPLCVMYAVALGGNTVILQAVRMEPSLHAPMYFFLSMLSFSDVAMSLATLPTVFRTFCLDARDIAFDACLIQMFLIHSFSMMESGILLAMSFDRYVAICDPLRYATVLTNEVIAGMGLAVTARSFFTLFPLPFLIKRLPICRSNVLSHSYCLHPDMMKLACADITINSIYGLFVLVSTFGMDLLFIFLSYVLILHSVMGIASREERLKALNTCVSHILAVLAFYVPMIGVSTVHRFGKHVPRYIHVLMSNIYLFVPPVLNPLIYSAKTKEIRRAIVRMFHRMKV, encoded by the coding sequence ATGGGGTTGTTCAATGTCACTCACCCTACTTCTTTCCTCCTGACTGGTATCCCTGGTCTGGAGAGTTCTCATCCTTGGCTGGCAGGGCCCCTCTGTGTGATGTATGCTGTGGCCCTTGGGGGAAACACAGTGATCCTACAGGCTGTTCGAATGGAGCCCAGCCTTCATgcacccatgtacttcttcctgtcCATGTTGTCCTTCagtgatgtggctatgtccctggccacactgcCCACTGTGTTCAGAACGTTCTGTCTTGATGCCCGCGACATTGCTTTTGATGCCTGCCTAATCCAGATGTTTCTCATTCACTCCTTCTCCATGATGGAGTCAGGTATTCTACTGGCCATGAGCTTTGACCGCTATGTAGCTATTTGTGATCCCTTGCGCTATGCCACTGTGCTCACCAATGAAGTCATTGCTGGAATGGGTTTAGCTGTAACTGCTCGGAGCTTTTTCaccctcttccctcttccctttcttaTCAAGAGGCTGCCTATCTGCAGATCAAATGTTCTTTCCCACTCCTACTGCCTACATCCAGATATGATGAAGCTGGCTTGTGCTGATATCACTATCAACAGCATCTATGGACTCTTTGTTCTGGTATCCACCTTTGGCATGGACCTGCTTTTTATCTTCCTGTCCTATGTGCTCATTTTGCACTCTGTTATGGGCATTGCTTCCCGTGAGGAACGCCTCAAAGCTCTCAACACATGTGTGTCACATATCCTGGCAGTACTTGCATTTTACGTGCCAATGATCGGAGTTTCCACAGTGCATCGCTTTGGGAAACATGTCCCACGCTACATACATGTCCTGATGTCCAACATCTACCTCTTTGTGCCTCCTGTGCTCAATCCTCTCATTTATAGCGCCAAGACAAAGGAGATCCGTCGAGCCATTGTCCGCATGTTTCATCGCATGAAAGTGTAA